TTTCCGCATCGATCGCCTCGATGATCGCGTCCTTGGCGAATCGCGGCGGCACAAAGATGATCGAGACGTCGGCGCCGGTCTTCGCCATCGCCTCCGCGACACTGCCGAACACCGGCAACTTGGTCAACCGGCCGCCCTTGTCCTCATGGGTGACGGTGGTGCCCGCCTTGCGCGCGTTCACCCCACCCACGATGTGGGTGCCCGCCTTGAGCATCCGCGCGGTGTGGACGGTGGCCTCAGAGCCGGTGATGCCCTGGACGATGACCTGGTTGTGCTTGTTCAAGAAGATCGACATCTGTACAGGTCCTTTCAGGCGCTCGCCAGCTCGGCGGCTTTGTCGGCGGCCTCGTCCATCGTCGGCACCAACGTCACCAGGGGGTGGTTGGCCTCGGCCAAGATGCGCCGGCCTTCGTCGACGTTGTTGCCGTCCAGCCGCACCACCAACGGCTTGTTGGCCTCACCGCCCAGGATCTCCAGCGCCTTGACGATCCCGGTGGCCACGGCATCGCACGAGGTGATGCCGCCAAAGACGTTGACGAACACGCTCTTGACGTCCTCGTCACCCAGCACCACGTCCAGTCCGGCGGCCATGACCTCGGCCGACGCGCCGCCACCGATGTCGAGGAAGTTGGCCGGCTTGACGCCGCCGTGCTTCTCACCTGCATAGGCGACGACATCGAGGGTCGACATCACCAGGCCGGCGCCGTTGCCGATGATGCCGACCTGCCCGTCCAGCTTGACGTAGTTAAGGTCGTGCTCTTTGGCCTTCAGCTCCAGCGGATCGGTGGCCGCGCGGTCCTCGAACTCGCCATGATCGGGATGACGGAAATCGGCGTTGGCGTCGAGAGTGATCTTGGCGTCCAGCGCCAGGATCTGGTTGTCGGGGGTGCGCACCAGCGGGTTGACCTCGACCAGGGTGGCGTCCTCGGCGACGAACAGCTCCCACAGCTTGGAAATGGTGACCGCGGCGGCGTCGAGCACCTCGGCCGGCAGGTGACCCTGCTCGGCGATGGAACGCGCAAACGCCACATCAACGCCCTTGACCGCGTCCACCGGAACCTTGGCCAGCCGCGCCGGCTTGGTAGCGGCCACTTCTTCGATGTCCATGCCGCCCTCGACCGAGCACATGGCGAGGTACGTGCGGTTGGCGCGGTCCAGCAGGAAGGAGATGTAGTACTCCTCGGCGATATCGCTGGCCTCGGCGACCAGCAGTTTCTTGACGATATGGCCCTTGATGTCCAGGCCGAGGATGTTCTGAGCGTGCTGGTACGCGTCGTCTGGGGTTGCGGCGTATTTGACACCGCCAGCCTTGCCCCGCCCACCGATTTTGACCTGTGCTTTGACCATCACCGGACGACCGATCTCGGTGGCGATCGCCTTAGCGCCCTCGGCGCTGTCGGTCACTCGGCCGGGCGTGCTGGGCACGTTGTGCTTGGCGAACAGTTCCTTGGCTTGATACTCGAAAAGGTCCATGTGCTCACTGTCTTCGCTGGGCTATCTGCTGGGCCTGTAGGCAGGCCTAGAGGCGGCGAAGCCAGATTCGGCACACCGCACGGTTGGAACTGTAGCGAGGCGCCAAACGACCGCCGCGATCGCATCCCGTCGGTGTGGCGCACGCCGCCAAACACCATCGACGTCCAAACGTGATACAGATCACATTTGTGCGTGGGTTATTGTCCTGAGGTTGCCAGCCCCATTGATGAGCGGATACCGTCTCAGGGTCCAGATAACGTTATGGTCACGATACGAGGACATTTCAGCATTGTCCCAGCACCGATTCGCCCGTCCTGCCGCGGCAGGCGGGCTTTATGCATCCCGCGATCGTCGGCTTCAACGTCACCACCGTAACGAAATCACCGAAATCATCCCGTTGGACGGATTCGACGGGTTCGACGAGCTGGAACACGCCGACCTCGACGAGCTGGACTTCGGCGATCCCGAGTTCGGCACTGATGTGCAGTTACTGCAGGCCCCCGAGCTCGACGACCTGCATGAGACCGACGACCTGACCCCCGCGTGGCTAGCCGGCCCGACTGAGGTGCTGGCCGCTCTGAGCATCGAGTCCGGAGGCCAAGCACCTGCCCCGCGCCCGCACGCCGCGACTGTCACCCCGGTGCCCCGGCGAGGCGGGCAGCACCGCAAGCAGCCGACCAGCGCGGCCAAGGGACGCCTGCTGATCTCGGCCATGGCCGCCGGTGCGGCTGCCGCCGCAGCGCATACGGCAACTCATCAAACCGACACCACCACGGCCGACACCGTGTTGAGCGCTAATGCGTCGGCGCTCACCGGAGGGTCGGGCGGCACTCCCCGGGGTGTGCAGGTTATTGCCGCGCAGCCGGCGGCAAGCGCGGCAGTGCACAACGCGGAACTCGCCCACGGTGTGGCGTTCGCGCAGGAGCGCGCGCAGCGTGAGGCACGACTGCAGCAGCCGCTGTATGTTTTGCCGGCCAAAGGCATATTCACGTCGAATTTCGGGTATCGCTGGGGTGTGCTGCACGCTGGGATCGATCTGGCCAACTCCATCGGGACGCCGATCTACGCGGTGTCGGACGGCGTCGTCATCGATGCCGGCCCTACCGCCGGCTACGGCATGTGGGTCAAGCTGCGCCATGCCGACGACACCGTGACCCTGTACGGTCATGTCAACACCACGCTGGTCAGCGTCGGACAGCGCGTGATGGCGGGCGACCAGATCGCCACCATGGGCAACCGGGGCTTTTCCACCGGCCCGCATCTCCATTTCGAAGTGCTCCTGGGCGGCACCGAACGGATCGACCCCGTCCCGTGGCTGGCCAACCGCGGAATCTTTGTAGGCAACTACGCCGGCTGACCGGTGACCGCAGCGAGCCGTCCCCCCGCGCCTGAGAACCCGTCCGAGCCCACTGGATCTCTCGAGGAACCGCGCACCCGCATCATCCGCCGGGCGCCGACCGGACCACTGCCCGCGATGTCCGATTCTGCGGCCACCCAGATCTCGCGCCACCCAGCAGCGTTGGACGCGACCGGCCGGGTGGACCACTTTCCGCCCCTACCGGCCGCGATCGGCCACGAGCCGAGCCCCTGGACGGCCGTCGCGGCCGCGGCGGTCAGCATCGTCAGCGGATGGGCCACCTCGGTGGTGGCCACCGACCTGATTGCCGGATGGTGGCGGACCGACCGACTGTTCTGCATCGCAGTGGGCTTTCTGGCCCTGGTCTTCGCCGCCGCCACCGTCACCGGCGTGATCATGTTGCTGCTTCGCCGGCCTCTGGGGCGCTATCTCATCGCGGCGGGTGCGGTGGTCGCGGTGTTGACCTACGGCGGCGTGTTCATCGCCGGTGCGCGCGTCGGGTGGGTCGTGCACACCCTGCCACTGCTGCCGATCGCCAGCGCGGTGCTGGCCCTGCATCCGGCGACCAAACGCTGGCTCGTGGAGTAGCTGGGTAGCTGGGGTAGCTGGGCTAGCTGGGCTAGTGCCTTTTGCCGAACGTGTTGCTACTGCGAGGATCCCACGCATTTTCGCGGCGAGTTCACGGTCGGCGCAAGAGCGCTACAGCTTGGTGACCGGGGCGTGGTTGTGCATCAGCTTGACGCGCCCCGAACTGCCGAAGTCGATCAGCGACATCGCGGACTCCCCCACGCCGGAGACTTCCTCGACCCGGCCTAAGCCGTACTTGTCGTGGGTGACCCGATCGCCGGGCTGTAGCACCAGCAGCGGGCGCTTGCTCGCCCCTGCAGAACGGGTGGGCGCCGACCGCGGGGCGCCGAACCGGCCGGCTCCGCTCACCGGCGCACTGAACGACGGCTTCGGCGCGGTGCGGCGCCAGTTGATGAGCTCCTGCGGGATCTCACGCAGGAAGCGCGATTCCGGATTCAGCATCGGCTGTCCCCAGGAAGACCGCACCATGGCCCGGCTGACATAAAGCCGTTGCCGGGCCCGCGTGATGCCGACGTAGGCCAGCCGCCGCTCCTCGGACAGTTCGGTCGGGTCGTCCAGCGCCCGCATGTGCGGGAACATCCCGTCCTCCCAGCCGGTCACGAACACGACCGGGAATTCCAGGCCCTTGGCGGTATGCAACGTCATCAGCGTGACGACACCGGCACCGTGCTCGGGAATCTCGTCAGAGTCGGCGATCAGCGACACCCGTTCCAGAAACGCCGCCAACACGCCGGTGTCCGGCACGTCTTCGTTGTCCGGTTCTAGCGCAGCGGTATTCGCCTGGTCGGCGCTGAATTCGTGTGCGACGCTGACGAGTTCGTTGAGGTTGTCCAGCCGCGCCAGCTCCTGCGGGTCGGTAGACGATTCCAGCTCCCGGCGGTATCCGGTGCGTTCCAGCACCGCCTCGACCAGCTCACCGAGGTCCCCTTGAGATGAGTCGAGGCGACCCCGCAGGCCGTCGAGCATCTCCACAAAGCCCGCGATCGCCTTCTCCGCGCGGGTGTTGAGCATCGGCACTTTGCCCTCGGCCGCGGCTTGTAGCGCGTCGGCGAAACTGGCGCCGGTGTTCTCGGCGTAGACGGCCACGCACGCCTCGGCGCGATCCCCGATGCCGCGGCGCGGCGTGTTGAGGATGCGCCGCATGCTGACCGCGTCGCCGGGATTGTCCAGCACCCGCAGGTAGGCGATGATGTCGCGGATCTCCTTGCGCTCGTAAAAGCGCACGCCCCCAACGACCTTGTACGGGATTCCGGCGCGGATGAACACCTCTTCCAGGGACCGCGACGAGTTGTTGGTGCGATAGAAGACGGCGACGTCGTTATAGGTGATCTCGCCACGCTCGGCCAGTGCGTCGATCTCTTCTGCGACGAACCTGGCCTCGTCGTGTTCGTTGTCGGCGACGTAGCCGACGATCAACTCCCCTTCGCCGGCGTCGGTCCACAGTCGCTTCTCCCGGCGCCCGGCGTTGCGGGCGATCACGGAGTTGGCCGCCGACAGGATGTTCTGTGTGGAGCGGTAATTCTGTTCCAGCAGAATGGTTGTCGCGTCGGGGTAGTCGCGCTCGAAGTCTTCGATGTTGCGGATGGTCGCGCCGCGGAAGGCATAGATCGACTGGTCGGCGTCGCCGACGACGCACAGCTCCGCGGCCGGCACCGGGTTATCGGGGCCGTCTTGCGTGCCGTGGCCGACCAGTTCGCGCACCAATACGTACTGCGCGTGATTGGTGTCCTGGTACTCGTCGACCAGGACGTGCCGGAACCGTCGCCGGTAGTACTGGGCGATGTCCGGGAAGCTCTGCAATACCGCGACGGTTTCGCCGATGAGGTCGTCGAAATCCAGCGCATTGGCCGCCCGTAGCCGCCGCTGGTACTCGGCGTAGACGGATGCGACGGTACGTGCCAAGTCATCTGAGTCGTCGGTCAGGTCTGCCAGCGCCCGATGGAAGTCGATCAGCTCGTTCTTCAGGTTCGAGATCGCGTTCGCCAATAACCGGGGTGAATACCGCTTGATGTCCAGGCCCATGTCGCGGCCGATCATCTGCAGCAGCCGACGCGAATCGTCGGCGTCGTAGATGGAGAAATTCGAGTTCAGGCCGTCGACCAGCGACGCCTGGTTGCGCAGGATGCGCACACAGGTCGAGTGAAACGTGGACACCCACATGTACCGGGCCCGGGCGCCGACCAGGCGCACCACACGTTCCCGCATCTCGGCGGCGGCCTTGTTGGTGAAGGTGATGGCCAGGATCTGACCGACCGCGACACCACGCGCGGCGATCAGGTAAGCGATCCGCCGGGTCAACACCGCCGTCTTACCCGAACCCGCGCCCGCGACGATCAGCAGCGGCGAGCCCTCATGCAACACCGCCTGGCGCTGTTGCGGGTTGAGGCCGTCGAGCAGCTGATCGGTTTCGGACTTCGCATCGGTCGCGTGCACACTCATGTCGGTCCAAACTTACCGCCGCCCACTGACGACTCGCCGGGCCAGGCCGTCGGGCTGAGCGTCTGGGACGGTGCTGTTACTCGAACCCGGACTGGTCGTTGCCCGTGTGATTGCTGCCCGAGCTATTTGTACCCGAGTTGCCCCAGCCCGAGTTCAATGTCCCGGACTGGCCGAAGCCCGAATTGTCGGTGCCGACGTTCATGAAGCCCACGTTGCCGGTAACGCCGCCGTTCGCAAAGCCAATTCCAAAGCCACTCGTATTCGAGAATCCGACGGAGTTGACGCCCGAGTTGAAGAAGCCGGTATTGCGACTATTTGTGTTTTGGAAGCCCGTCTGGAAGTTACCGACGTTCCCGTACCCCTCGCTCGAATTGCCGGTGTTCTCCCATCCCGAAGTACTGTTCCCATGGTTATTGAAGCCCGAGGTTCCGGTGCCGGTGTTGCCGAAGCCGGAATTTGTGGCTCCGGTGTCGGTTGCGCTTCCGTAGCCGGTATTCACATCGCCGGCATTGCCGGCGCCTGTGTTTACGTTGCCCGAGTTCCAAAATCCGGTGTTGGTGTTGCCCGAATTTCCAAAACCGGTGTTGCCGGAGCCGGAGTTGTAGAAGCCTACGCTGCTCGCACCCGAGTTGAAGAAGCCCACGGTCCCGCTCGAACCCGAGTTGAAGGCGCCCACCGCAAAGCCGCCTCCATTGCCGACGCCCACATTATCGCTTCCAGCGTTCCAGAAACCGACATTTCCGTGACCAGAGTTTCCGAAGCCGACATTGGTGTTGGTCGTGTTAACCCAGCCCGTATTGTGGTTACCAGAGTTCATGATGCCGGTGTTCGTGTTGCCAGAGTTCGCGATTCCGGTGTTTATGTCACCGGAGTTGCCGATGCCCCAGTTTCCCTGGCCTGAATTGAAGAATCCGACATTGTTGTCGCCGGAATTGAATAAGCCGATGTTGCCGCTACCGGAGTTCAGGCCGTTGAAGTTGATGCCAAACTGATTGTCGCCGGTCAGACCGATGCCGAAATTGTTGTTCCCCGAGTTGCCGAAGCCGATGTTGAACTCGCCACTATTGCCCAGCCCGATGTTGAAATTGCCGAAGTTACCTATGCCGATGTTGGAGTTGCCGGTATTGCCAAACCCGACATTCGAGTTCCCTGCCGTGGGCATGACTCCGGGACCGCTATTGCCGAAGCCGAAGTTGGCGTTACCGAAATTTCCACTGCCTATATTGAGATTTCCGGTATTTCCGTTGCCAATATTCCCGCTGCCGCTGTTTCCGCTCCCGACGTTTCCACCACCGGTGGCCTGAGAGTTTCCGAAGCCAAAGTTTCCATTGCCACGATTACCGGCGCCGAAGTTTCTGCTGCCCCTGTTTCCACTACCCATGTTGAAACTGCCGGTGTTTCCGCTGCCGAAGTTGAGGATTCCGCTCAGGTTTCCGTCGCCGAAGTTGAGATTGCCATTGTTCCCGCTGCCGAAGTTTGCATTACCGGTATTGCCGCTGCCCAGGTTTCCGCTGCCGATGTTTCCCAAGCCCAGGTTCCCGGCGCCGATATTGCCGACGGCCGAAAGCGCGCTCAGGCCCGGGATGTTCTGCAGTAGCTGCTGCCACGGGGCCAACCCGGCGGCGGCTGCCGAAGCTCCACCGTGATAACCCGCCATCGCGGCCACATCCTGGGCCCACATCTGTTCGTACAGGCCTTCGATGTGCGCGATCGCCGGCGCGTTCAGCCCGAACCAGTTCGACAGCACCATCTGCACCAGTGCATTTCGGTTGGCCGCCACCGCCGCCGGTACCACCGTCGCGGCCCGCGCCGCCTCGAACACGCCGGCGACCGTTCGGGCCTGTCCGGCCGCCGCCGCGGCCTGGGTTGCCGCCGCGCTCAGCCAACTTGCGTACGGTGCGGCCGCTGCCACCATCGCGGTCGACGCGGGCCCCTGCCACGCCTGGGCGGCCAGCCCCGAAGTCAGCGAGCCGAACGACGACGCCGCCGAACTCAGCTCCTCAGCCAACCCTTCCCAGGCCACCGCGGCGTCGAGCATGGGAGCCGCACCCGCACCCGCAAACATCAGCGAAGAGTTGATCTCCGGAGGCAACATCGAATAATTCATCACCACAGTCCTTCCGCCCCTGGGCCCGACCCAGCCGGCTCCCCTTGTACCAGTGCCGCCCTCGGCACAGCGCGTAGAGCTTACGACCGGCATTGCGGCGTGATGGGCGTTTCGCGCTACTTTTCGCCAACCGAATCGACGCTTCGCCGCATACGGCAAAACCGCAGAACCGGACACGGTCCATCGGCCGCAACCCGCCCGCGACGATTTCCGGCCAACAGGTCGCCGGCTTTGCGCAGCCGCGGCCCTTGGTGGCACACTCGGTTGGTGCTTAACAGGCAGCGCCGATTTTTCTACGGGTACCGGCCAGCGGTGCCCGTGGTCTAGCTGCTTTCGCAGAGCCCCGTGGTCCGCTTCGGCGATTCGGGGCTCGTCTTCTTGTGTGAAGCCCGATACCGGATGAGACCAGAATCCCCACATCACGAGAACGCGGAGTCAGCGGAGATGAACACCGATACCCAACAGCTACCCAGCATCGAGGAGTTGCGCGAAGAGATCGACCGCTTAGACCGCGAAATCCTGGCCGCGGTCAAACGGCGCGCCGAAGTGTCGCAGGCCATCGGCAGAGTCCGAATGGCCTCCGGAGGCACCCGGCTGGTGCACAATCGCGAGATGCAGGTCATCGAGCGCTACAGCGAACTCGGACCCGACGGCAAGCAGCTGGCAATGCTACTTTTGCGGCTGGGCCGAGGTCGTCTCGGTCACTAATAGGTTACATTTCCGCTGCTTATCGCCGATATCCTGGTTTGTGCGGTACATTCCGCCGAAATGGTTACAGCAAAGTCAGCTGGGGTTCTGCGACTGCGCCGTGCGATGGTCGTTTCGGCAACGGCAGTACTCACCCTGCTGGCAGCACTGGCCGCCGGCTCGGCCACCTCGTCCGCGTGGTCGCGGCGCGGCCTGCCGATCGAGTATCTGATGGTGCCCTCGCCGTCGATGCACCGCCAGATCAAGGTGGAATTTCAGGGCGGCGGCCCCCATGCGGTGTATTTGCTCGACGGCATGCTCGCCCGCGACGACTACAACGGCTGGGACATGCACCTGCCGGTCTTCGAATGGTTCGACCAATCCGGCCTGTCGCTCGTCATGCCGGTCGGCGGCATGGCCAGCTTCTACTCCAACTGGTATCAGCCCGCGGCCGGCAACGGCGGGGTCTGGACGTACAAGTGGGAAACCTTCCTGACCGAAGAGCTGCCGCAGTGGCTGGCGACGAACAAAGCGGTCGGCACTTCGGGAAACGCGGTGGTCGGTGCGTCGATGTCCGGATCGGCGGCACTGATCCTGGCGGCCAAACATCCGCAGAACTTCGGCTACGCGGCCTCGATGTCGGGCTTTCTCAACCTGTCCGCCGGGCAATGGCCCTCATTGGTCAGTGCCGCGCAACTGGGCGCCGGCGGTTTTCGCTCGGAGGCGATGTGGGGCCCGCCCACCGACCCGGCCTGGGCGGCCAACGACCCGACGGCCAATGCGGCGACACTCGTCGCCAACAACACCCGAATCTGGGTGTATACCGGCAACGGCGGGCAATCGGACATGGAGGCCGCCACCAAGCTGGATGCCAGCCTGCTGGAATCCGCCACGCGGATCAGCAACAAGATTTTCCAGGCCAGGTACAAAGCCAAGGGCGGGCACAACGGCGTATTCAATTTCCCGGCTAACGGCACCCATACCTGGTCATATTGGGGCGCACAATTACAAGCCATGCTGCCCGATCTTCAGCAAGTGTTGGGCACGGCGTAGACAGACGCGGCTGACGCACCGGCGGCCCCCGGTCCCGGAGCACTAGGGTCAAATCATGACCGCCGAACCACCAATTCCCAACATCACCGCCACGCCGGCCTGGGACGCCTTGCGCAAGCACCACGATCAGATCGGAGAAACTCACCTTCGGCAGTTGTTCGCGGACGACCCCGATCGCGGCCGCGATCTCACGGTCACCGTCGGCGACCTCTACATCGACTACAGCAAGCACCGCGTCACCCGCGAGACGCTACGGCTGCTGATCGAGCTGGCCCGCGTGGCACGGCTCGAGGAGCGCCGCGACCAGATGTTCTCCGGTGTGCACATCAACACCTCTGAAGATCGCGCCGTGCTGCACACCGCGCTGCGACTGCCCCGCGACGCCGAGCTGGTTGTCGACGGCCGCAACGTGGTGCAGGACGTGCATGCCGTGCTGGATGCCATGGGTGACTTCACCGACCGGCTGCGCAGTGGTGACTGGACCGGAGCCACCGGCAAGCGGATCACCACCGTCGTCAACATCGGCATCGGCGGCTCGGACCTCGGCCCGGTGATGGTATACCAGGCCCTGCGCCACTACGCCGACGCCGGGATTTCGGCGCGTTTCGTCTCCAATGTCGACCCGGCCGACCTCATTGCCAAAATGACCGATTTAGAGCCTGCCACAACGCTTTTCGTTGTCGCGTCGAAGACGTTCTCCACGCTGGAGACGCTGACCAACGCGACCGCCGCGCGGCGCTGGCTGACAGAAGCGCTCGGCGACGCCGCGGTGTCCAGGCATTTCGTCGCGGTCTCCACCAACAAGCGCCTGGTCGACGACTTCGGCATCAACACCGACAACATGTTCGGCTTCTGGGATTGGGTGGGCGGACGGTATTCGGTCGATTCGGCGATCGGGCTGTCGGTGATGGCCGCCATCGGCCGAGAAGCCTTCGCCGACTTTCTATCCGGGTTCCACATTGTCGACGAGCACTTCCGCACCTCGCCGCTGGAGTCCAATGCGCCTGCGCTGCTTGGTCTTATCGGCCTCTGGTACTCCAACTTCATGGGTGCGCAATCGCGCGCGGTGTTGCCGTATTCCAATGACCTCGCCCGCTTCGCGGCTTATCTGCAGCAGCTGACCATGGAATCCAACGGCAAGTCGACCCGTGCCGACGGCACACCGGTGACCACCGACACCGGCGAAATCTTTTGGGGCGAACCGGGAACCAACGGCCAGCATGCCTTCTACCAATTACTGCATCAAGGCACCCGGCTGGTGCCGGCCGATTTCATCGGCTTCAGCCAACCGCTCGACGACCTGCCGACCGTCGAGGGCACCGGCAGCATGCACGACCTGTTGATGAGCAACTTCTTCGCCCAAACCCAGGTGCTGGCGTTCGGAAAGACCGCCGAGGAGATCGCGGCCGAGGGCACCCCGGCCGAGGTGGTGCCACACAAGGTGATGCCCGGCAACCGGCCGTCCACCTCGATTCTGGCCAACCGGCTGACGCCGTCGGTGCTGGGACAGCTGATCGCTTTGTATGAGCACCAGGTGTTCACCGAGGGTGTGGTGTGGGGGATCGACTCGTTCGACCAGTGGGGGGTGGAGCTGGGCAAGACGCAGGCCAAGGCCCTGCTTCCGGTGATCACCGGCGACGCCGCGCCCGCGCCGCAGTCGGACAGCTCGACCGACGCGCTGGTGCGTCGCTACCGCACCGAACGGGGGCGTGCGGGCTAACCTCGGCGAGCAGACGCAAAGTGCCCTCTTACGCGGCGTGTCGAGGGGCTTTTGCGCCTGCTCGCGCGGACGCGTGCATGCGCGGCCAGCTAAGCGAAGAGCTTCGTCAGCGGCGGCGGCAGCACCCGCATGAGCTGCACCAGCGGCGCCCACGGCCACCACGGCACTGCGGCCCGGCCGGGCTCGCGTTCGATGGCGTCCACGAGTGCCTTGACGCCGGTTTCGTTGTCCACCATGAACATCGTGCTGTTCGACTTGGCTGTCATCTCCGACTCGATGTAGCCCGGCTCGATCACCGAGATCTTGATGGGACCTCTGGCGTACTCGGTGCGCAGCGATTCGCCCAGCGAACTCAGCCCGGCTTTGCTTGCGGCATAGGCGGCTTTGACGCCCGGCACGCCGGTGTTGCCCAGCACCGAGGAAATGAGCACCAGATGTCCCGAGCCGCTGTCGGCGAACATCTCCAGCGCCGTTTCGATCTGCACCAGGGCGGCCACGAGATTGGTTTCGATGGTTGCCTTGTTAGCCCACAACTTGCCCGACCCCAGCCTGGCGCCCTTGCCGATACCAGCGTTGACGATGACGCGGTCGGTACCTCCAAGCTCGTCGCTCAGTTCGGCGAACACCTTGGGCACCTGCGCGTGGTCGGTGACGTCCAGGCCCGCCACGGCGATCTTTATGTTCGGATACCGTTGGGAAAGTTCATCTTTCAGCTCGTCGAGCCGATCGATACGACGAGCGCACAGGGCCAGGTCGCGGCCCTTGGCGGCGAACGCCCGGGCCATCCCGGCCCCCAGGCCGGAGCTGGCGCCGGTGATGAGGATTTTCCGACGGGTCATCCGGGCAGCATATCGACTACTTCAGCAGCCGCGACATGCGCCGGTCGGCCAGCACCTTGCCGCCGGTCTGGCACGTCGGACAGTACTGGAAAGACTTGTCCGCGAACGACACTTCCCGCACGGTGTCTGCACACACCGGGCAGGGCAAGCCGGTGCGGGCGTGCACCCGTAACCCGGAGCGCTTCTCCCCCTTGAGCATTGCCGCGCCCTGCCCGACAGATCGGTGCACCGCGTCCGACAGCACCGACACCATCGCGTCATGCAGGGTGGCCAGCTGTCCGGCCGAGAGCTTGCCGGCGGTGGCAAACGGCGAGATCTGGGCAACATGCAGGATTTCGTCGCTGTAGGCATTGCCGATGCCGGCGATCACCTTCTGGTCGGTGATGACGGTCTTGATGCGGCCGGTGTTGCCGGCCAGTAGCCCGGCCAGGTCCTCGGTACTGAGTTCGAGAGCATCCGGCCCGAGCGCGGCGACACCCGGGACTTGCTTCGGATCGTCGACCAGCCAGACGGCCAGACGCTTCTGCGTGCCGGCCTCGGTGAGATCGAAACCCGGTGCATCGCCGGGAGTACCGAGATGCACGCGCAGCGCGATCGGCCCCTTGCCCGGCCGCAGCGGTGCCGCGGCGAGCTTGTCCGACCATCGCAGCCAGCCCGCCCGCGACAGGTGAGCGATCAACCACAGCGGGCCCGCCCGCAGGCCCAGGTATTTTCCCCACCGCTCGGCCGCCGTGACAGTGCGACCGTGCAGAGCGCCGACCGGCGGATCGAAGGTTTTCAGCACCGAGAGCGCGGCGACGTCGACGCGGCCGATCGGCAAACCGACGGCGTGCCGGCGCACATGGTCGACCAGCGCTTCGATCTCGGGCAGTTCGGGCACCTGTTCAGTCTGCCGACCGCTTCAGTCAGGTGTCCATCGGCCTGCTGAGCCGGCCTGCGATGAAGGCCCGTCGGCGCCTGGCAGGCCGAATATCTTCCCGGCGCCACCGCCGGCGCCGCCGGGCTGCCCAAGGACACCGGCGCCGCCGTTGCCGCCGTTACCGATCCACTGCGCACTCCCGCCGGCACCGCCGATACCCGTGACTGGGGAAGGCGGAAGCGCGGGCGTCGCACCGGCGTTGCCAGCGTCGCCGCCATTGCCGTAGAAGAACCCGCCGTTGCCGCAGGCTCCGCCGTTGCTGGTCTGAACCACGGCGCCGACGGTCCCGGTCGCGCCGCCGTCACCGCACCTTCCACCGCTACCGAACAACTGCCCGCCGTGCCCGCCGGCGCCGCCGAGACCGCCACTGCCCCCGACGCCGCCATTCAGGCCACTGCCACCAAGAGCGTTCCCCGTGGCGTTGCCGCCCATGCCGCCCACTCCGCCGCTGCCGCCGTTGCCGTAGATCCAGCCGCCCGCACCACCGTCGCCGCCCCGGGCACCCGCAAAACCGGCTTGGTTGGCGCCTCCGTTGCCCCCACGCCACCGGCGCCGCCCTGACCGCCGTGACCCAAGAACCCCGCCGACCCGCCATTACCGCCGGCC
The nucleotide sequence above comes from Mycobacterium pseudokansasii. Encoded proteins:
- a CDS encoding SDR family oxidoreductase, coding for MTRRKILITGASSGLGAGMARAFAAKGRDLALCARRIDRLDELKDELSQRYPNIKIAVAGLDVTDHAQVPKVFAELSDELGGTDRVIVNAGIGKGARLGSGKLWANKATIETNLVAALVQIETALEMFADSGSGHLVLISSVLGNTGVPGVKAAYAASKAGLSSLGESLRTEYARGPIKISVIEPGYIESEMTAKSNSTMFMVDNETGVKALVDAIEREPGRAAVPWWPWAPLVQLMRVLPPPLTKLFA
- a CDS encoding zinc finger domain-containing protein — its product is MVDDPKQVPGVAALGPDALELSTEDLAGLLAGNTGRIKTVITDQKVIAGIGNAYSDEILHVAQISPFATAGKLSAGQLATLHDAMVSVLSDAVHRSVGQGAAMLKGEKRSGLRVHARTGLPCPVCADTVREVSFADKSFQYCPTCQTGGKVLADRRMSRLLK
- a CDS encoding alpha/beta hydrolase, with protein sequence MVTAKSAGVLRLRRAMVVSATAVLTLLAALAAGSATSSAWSRRGLPIEYLMVPSPSMHRQIKVEFQGGGPHAVYLLDGMLARDDYNGWDMHLPVFEWFDQSGLSLVMPVGGMASFYSNWYQPAAGNGGVWTYKWETFLTEELPQWLATNKAVGTSGNAVVGASMSGSAALILAAKHPQNFGYAASMSGFLNLSAGQWPSLVSAAQLGAGGFRSEAMWGPPTDPAWAANDPTANAATLVANNTRIWVYTGNGGQSDMEAATKLDASLLESATRISNKIFQARYKAKGGHNGVFNFPANGTHTWSYWGAQLQAMLPDLQQVLGTA
- a CDS encoding chorismate mutase, producing MRPESPHHENAESAEMNTDTQQLPSIEELREEIDRLDREILAAVKRRAEVSQAIGRVRMASGGTRLVHNREMQVIERYSELGPDGKQLAMLLLRLGRGRLGH
- the pgi gene encoding glucose-6-phosphate isomerase, with translation MTAEPPIPNITATPAWDALRKHHDQIGETHLRQLFADDPDRGRDLTVTVGDLYIDYSKHRVTRETLRLLIELARVARLEERRDQMFSGVHINTSEDRAVLHTALRLPRDAELVVDGRNVVQDVHAVLDAMGDFTDRLRSGDWTGATGKRITTVVNIGIGGSDLGPVMVYQALRHYADAGISARFVSNVDPADLIAKMTDLEPATTLFVVASKTFSTLETLTNATAARRWLTEALGDAAVSRHFVAVSTNKRLVDDFGINTDNMFGFWDWVGGRYSVDSAIGLSVMAAIGREAFADFLSGFHIVDEHFRTSPLESNAPALLGLIGLWYSNFMGAQSRAVLPYSNDLARFAAYLQQLTMESNGKSTRADGTPVTTDTGEIFWGEPGTNGQHAFYQLLHQGTRLVPADFIGFSQPLDDLPTVEGTGSMHDLLMSNFFAQTQVLAFGKTAEEIAAEGTPAEVVPHKVMPGNRPSTSILANRLTPSVLGQLIALYEHQVFTEGVVWGIDSFDQWGVELGKTQAKALLPVITGDAAPAPQSDSSTDALVRRYRTERGRAG